In bacterium, one genomic interval encodes:
- a CDS encoding TonB-dependent receptor, with protein sequence MNKKFFLIVVLGMIVFISAAFSQVSTKSGTIYGKVIDEDGGPLPGVSITIESDSTPAQMAISGPSGAFRFANLSPGKYSVTFSLEDFTELKHEAVQVSIGGSVNLEAKLKASFKDEITITIDDAELVSRTKTGNETTFSREYMQKVPSGRDPWTMIEQTPGIDNDRINIAGSESGQQTGFFTRGASFADNAWNYDGVNATDPIALGATPTYYDFDAFEEIQIQSGGMDASVGSKGVVVNLVTRRAGNRWEANASYYFVNDSLQSNNTPDELIALGVERSNRIDQVYDVGFDIGGPVIKDRLFAWAAWRRNQIDLFTRVTDPKTGESLSDKTKLTDLNLKVNFNANPANESQFAYFDGAKEKDGRGFDPPTQAQETLWQQGSPGTILEGIWTGQHTYIPNDHTIMNGRYGYIGLSFELSPNGGNCSAGAPCEVPMIFLAAIPHWEDTSFNVSPIDRPSHDFNADVNWFKEDWAGGDHEFKFGFEYKTSEGHTFSSYGNGALIIDYYQQTSGGPLISGGIYAQRFINGEMNYYRTSGYLIDTWRKDRLTLNLGFRVDSGSGENLAASIPAPAGFDEFISGVDFAGNDRSDVFTDISPRLGATYDITGDGKTVMRGNYARYYDGYTPFYNTYANPTYTYNGVVLYYTNLNGDRIITPNEIDSVGGYYGGAAPGPFNQNQFDSLRRIGDIESAVTDEFVVGFEREVVKDLALYVSFTHRTYDNFTQTVPFGVTAEDYVPASTFHFAHPDFGTFDIPYMDINFEHDGTQLLKTIDGYTQTYDGVDFGGRKRMSNNFMLNAFITLQRQKSHYDGGDSFFVVTGDGITARAVYADPSLVGFYDDQPYAFVSGGSGKTGVFPYAEWTFRASGIYQLPWDMSLGAFIRYQQGFPFPLFGQVSSGNLFLFYAPNDRLVLLEPIGERRYDNIFTLDFNLQKVFELSNYGRVTLGIDVFNVTNENTVVQRQRRVTTRTFNELQENLSPRAVRLGFKYSF encoded by the coding sequence ATGAATAAGAAGTTTTTTCTGATAGTTGTACTGGGAATGATCGTCTTCATCAGCGCGGCCTTTTCCCAGGTCTCAACTAAATCAGGAACAATCTATGGAAAGGTGATTGACGAAGATGGCGGACCGCTACCCGGCGTCAGTATCACGATTGAATCTGATTCGACGCCGGCTCAGATGGCGATCAGTGGTCCGAGTGGAGCATTTCGGTTCGCAAATCTTTCTCCCGGAAAATACTCCGTAACATTTTCGTTGGAAGATTTTACGGAACTGAAGCATGAAGCTGTTCAAGTTTCGATTGGTGGTTCGGTAAACCTGGAGGCGAAACTCAAGGCCTCATTCAAGGATGAAATTACGATTACCATCGATGATGCGGAGCTTGTTAGTCGTACGAAAACGGGGAATGAAACCACATTCAGCCGCGAATATATGCAAAAAGTTCCCAGTGGTCGCGACCCCTGGACCATGATTGAACAAACGCCCGGCATTGATAATGACCGCATCAACATTGCTGGTTCCGAATCGGGACAGCAGACCGGTTTTTTTACCCGTGGAGCTTCATTTGCAGACAACGCCTGGAACTACGACGGCGTGAACGCAACGGATCCGATTGCGCTCGGCGCGACGCCCACCTACTACGACTTTGATGCGTTTGAAGAAATTCAAATTCAATCCGGTGGTATGGATGCATCCGTGGGATCGAAGGGTGTTGTAGTGAACCTTGTTACCAGACGCGCCGGCAACAGGTGGGAAGCGAATGCTTCTTACTATTTTGTCAACGATTCTTTGCAGAGCAACAATACTCCTGATGAACTGATTGCGCTGGGAGTAGAACGCTCCAACAGAATCGATCAAGTTTACGATGTGGGTTTCGACATCGGCGGTCCGGTTATAAAGGACAGACTCTTTGCGTGGGCTGCATGGCGCAGGAACCAGATCGATCTTTTCACAAGGGTGACTGATCCGAAAACTGGAGAATCACTGAGTGACAAGACGAAGTTAACCGACTTGAATCTCAAAGTGAATTTCAATGCGAATCCCGCGAACGAATCGCAGTTTGCATACTTTGACGGCGCGAAGGAAAAAGATGGCCGTGGTTTCGATCCGCCAACACAGGCACAGGAAACATTGTGGCAGCAGGGAAGTCCCGGTACGATTCTCGAAGGAATCTGGACCGGCCAGCATACTTACATTCCGAATGACCATACGATCATGAACGGTCGCTATGGCTACATAGGATTGAGCTTTGAGCTTTCTCCGAATGGTGGAAATTGCTCAGCCGGCGCGCCCTGTGAGGTTCCGATGATCTTCCTTGCGGCAATTCCGCACTGGGAAGATACCTCGTTTAATGTCAGCCCGATTGATCGTCCCTCACATGATTTCAACGCGGATGTGAACTGGTTCAAAGAAGACTGGGCCGGTGGCGATCATGAATTCAAATTCGGATTTGAATACAAAACGTCCGAAGGTCATACATTCAGCAGCTATGGCAATGGCGCGCTGATTATTGACTACTATCAGCAGACTTCAGGCGGTCCACTGATTTCTGGTGGCATCTATGCTCAGCGTTTTATCAACGGTGAGATGAATTACTATCGCACGAGTGGTTACCTAATAGACACATGGCGCAAAGATCGCTTAACGTTGAATCTTGGATTTCGCGTTGATAGTGGATCAGGAGAAAACCTCGCAGCATCGATTCCCGCTCCGGCAGGATTCGACGAATTCATATCCGGCGTAGACTTTGCTGGAAATGATCGTAGTGATGTTTTTACCGATATTTCTCCGCGCCTCGGAGCAACGTACGACATTACCGGAGACGGCAAAACCGTTATGCGCGGCAACTATGCGCGCTACTACGACGGCTATACACCGTTCTACAATACATACGCCAATCCGACATACACCTACAACGGAGTGGTTTTGTACTACACGAATTTGAACGGTGACCGAATCATCACTCCCAATGAGATCGATTCCGTAGGAGGTTACTACGGTGGAGCAGCTCCAGGTCCATTTAATCAGAATCAGTTCGACTCTCTCAGAAGAATCGGTGATATCGAGTCCGCCGTGACCGATGAGTTTGTTGTTGGATTCGAAAGGGAAGTGGTAAAGGATCTAGCGCTTTATGTGTCCTTTACTCACCGGACTTACGACAACTTCACTCAGACAGTTCCGTTTGGTGTTACAGCAGAAGATTACGTTCCGGCCAGTACTTTTCACTTTGCGCATCCGGATTTTGGAACGTTTGATATTCCGTACATGGATATTAATTTTGAACATGATGGAACACAGTTGTTGAAAACCATCGACGGCTACACACAAACTTACGACGGCGTTGATTTTGGCGGTAGAAAGCGCATGAGCAATAACTTCATGCTGAATGCTTTCATCACTTTGCAGCGTCAAAAGTCTCACTATGATGGTGGAGATTCTTTCTTCGTCGTTACCGGTGATGGCATCACTGCACGCGCGGTTTATGCCGATCCTTCGCTTGTTGGCTTCTACGATGACCAGCCTTACGCATTTGTGAGCGGTGGAAGCGGAAAGACAGGCGTGTTTCCGTACGCTGAATGGACATTTCGGGCAAGCGGTATTTATCAATTGCCGTGGGACATGAGCCTGGGCGCGTTTATACGATATCAGCAAGGCTTCCCCTTCCCGCTCTTTGGCCAGGTCAGTTCAGGAAATCTGTTCCTGTTCTACGCTCCGAACGACCGGCTGGTTTTGCTTGAACCGATCGGTGAACGCCGTTATGACAACATCTTCACGTTGGATTTCAACCTGCAAAAGGTGTTCGAGCTGTCCAATTACGGTCGTGTCACTCTTGGTATCGACGTGTTCAACGTAACCAATGAAAACACCGTTGTTCAAAGACAACGCCGTGTGACTACGAGAACCTTCAATGAACTGCAAGAAAACCTTTCTCCCCGCGCGGTTCGTTTGGGATTCAAGTACAGCTTCTAA
- a CDS encoding LytTR family transcriptional regulator, protein MCGTQLAFRLTVMGDYPSRLEIRSVRHVIYVETQEIDWIEAADNYVILHTISGSYLMRESMTRLEARLDPQKFLRIHRSTIINLNRVRELRSRRFGDRLAVMRDGTEVRVSRDRKFVLEQSLKQL, encoded by the coding sequence ATGTGTGGAACGCAACTTGCATTTCGTTTAACGGTCATGGGTGATTATCCATCCCGTCTGGAGATCCGGTCGGTGAGACATGTTATTTATGTCGAAACACAGGAAATAGACTGGATCGAAGCCGCGGATAATTACGTTATCCTGCACACGATTTCCGGATCCTATTTGATGCGCGAAAGCATGACGCGCCTGGAAGCAAGGCTGGACCCTCAAAAATTTCTTCGCATTCACCGCTCTACGATCATTAACTTGAATCGAGTCCGTGAGCTCAGAAGCAGACGGTTTGGAGACCGCCTGGCTGTAATGCGCGATGGGACAGAAGTGCGCGTCAGCCGTGACCGGAAATTCGTACTGGAGCAATCCCTCAAACAGTTGTGA